One segment of Stomatobaculum sp. F0698 DNA contains the following:
- the mnmA gene encoding tRNA 2-thiouridine(34) synthase MnmA — protein MGKKVVVGMSGGVDSSVAAYLLKEQGYEVIGVTMQIWQSETQCEVEKKGGCCGISAVEDARRVAEVLDIPYYVMNFRAEFKRDVIDYFVREYRLGRTPNPCIACNRYVKWEALLTRSLMLGADYIATGHYARVLTLENGRYALASSKTAAKDQSYALYNLTQRQLAHTLMPIGEYEKPEVRAIAAAAGLPVASKPDSQEICFVPDGDYARFIDESTGETALPGKFVRADGTVLGEHKGLTHYTVGQRKGLGIAFGEPMYVIELRPERNEVVLGTGDEVYAEELIAGDVNWMAVAPPPAGEILHCRAKIRYNHGGAACRVTVLPDGKIRVAFPTPQRAVTPGQAVVLYTDSGAVLGGGTIEAE, from the coding sequence ATGGGCAAGAAGGTGGTAGTCGGCATGTCCGGCGGTGTGGACAGCTCGGTCGCTGCCTACCTCCTGAAGGAGCAGGGATACGAAGTGATCGGCGTGACCATGCAGATCTGGCAGAGCGAGACACAGTGCGAGGTGGAGAAAAAGGGCGGTTGCTGCGGCATTTCCGCCGTGGAAGATGCGCGCCGTGTGGCAGAGGTGCTGGACATCCCCTACTATGTGATGAACTTTCGCGCGGAATTCAAGCGCGATGTCATTGATTATTTTGTGCGAGAGTACCGCCTGGGGCGCACGCCGAATCCTTGCATTGCCTGCAATCGCTATGTGAAGTGGGAGGCGCTGCTTACGCGCAGCCTCATGCTCGGGGCGGATTACATTGCGACCGGACACTACGCGCGGGTGCTGACGCTTGAAAACGGGCGCTATGCACTCGCAAGCTCCAAGACCGCCGCGAAGGATCAGAGCTATGCGCTCTATAACCTCACGCAGCGCCAGCTTGCCCATACCCTGATGCCGATCGGCGAATATGAGAAGCCGGAAGTGCGCGCCATCGCGGCGGCGGCCGGGCTTCCGGTCGCATCGAAGCCGGACAGCCAGGAAATCTGCTTTGTGCCGGACGGCGACTATGCGCGTTTTATCGATGAGAGCACGGGGGAAACGGCGCTGCCGGGCAAGTTTGTGCGCGCGGACGGAACGGTGCTCGGTGAGCACAAGGGGCTCACGCACTACACTGTAGGCCAGCGGAAGGGGCTCGGAATCGCTTTCGGCGAACCCATGTATGTGATTGAGCTTCGCCCGGAGCGGAACGAAGTGGTACTCGGCACGGGGGATGAAGTGTACGCGGAAGAACTGATTGCGGGAGATGTGAACTGGATGGCCGTTGCGCCGCCGCCCGCAGGCGAAATTCTGCATTGCCGCGCCAAGATACGCTATAACCACGGCGGCGCGGCCTGTCGGGTCACCGTGCTGCCGGACGGAAAGATTCGGGTTGCCTTTCCCACGCCGCAGCGCGCGGTGACTCCGGGACAGGCGGTTGTGCTCTACACGGATTCGGGAGCCGTGCTCGGAGGAGGAACCATTGAAGCGGAATAA
- a CDS encoding DUF1189 family protein: MIRDFQIALFRLRDYGKLLRRSLGRFIAFCLMLSMFTWLAIYVIPVGSAWIRVGGVRHFLDEHIPDFTLENGKLSMPKGLHLEGADYYIDINTSPENKINLEAQETRTLMALKSVVLLGDADQLIMQSEGTGIGSRYQQIRFNEISGYLNKDVLLSLTRYLYVPMVLVGIFLFVVTLIGFFFFNMVEALLGLIIARVMRVPLRYGESYRLAAYARATSTILVGLINLAGFDTELLLYPALVLDLFIFYRALQAGLVRDEEAESAQSARELSIRTAPRDAAETAVDVRDTEYNEAATGTEPTAEAEKPESGAAHTPEAEGNSESHTAESGEPEPQDAALPGGGTEEEDKTTREDITPSDGWSF, encoded by the coding sequence ATGATCAGAGATTTTCAAATTGCACTGTTTCGACTTCGGGATTACGGAAAACTGCTGCGGCGGAGCCTCGGGCGCTTTATCGCTTTTTGCCTGATGCTCAGCATGTTTACTTGGCTCGCGATCTATGTGATTCCGGTCGGCTCGGCCTGGATTCGCGTGGGCGGCGTGCGTCACTTCTTGGATGAGCACATTCCGGACTTCACGCTGGAGAACGGAAAGCTCTCGATGCCGAAGGGCTTACACCTCGAGGGCGCGGACTATTACATTGACATCAACACGAGCCCGGAGAATAAGATTAATCTCGAGGCGCAGGAGACCCGCACGCTGATGGCGCTTAAGTCGGTTGTGTTGCTCGGCGACGCCGATCAGCTCATCATGCAGAGCGAGGGAACTGGAATCGGGAGTCGGTATCAGCAGATTCGCTTTAACGAAATCTCGGGCTATTTGAACAAGGACGTTCTGCTCTCGCTCACGCGCTATCTCTATGTGCCTATGGTGCTGGTAGGCATTTTTCTCTTCGTTGTGACGCTGATCGGCTTCTTTTTCTTCAACATGGTTGAGGCGTTACTCGGGCTTATCATCGCACGAGTGATGCGGGTACCGCTTCGCTACGGGGAGAGCTACCGGCTTGCGGCGTATGCGAGGGCAACTTCCACCATTTTGGTAGGATTGATTAATCTTGCGGGCTTCGATACGGAGCTCTTGCTCTACCCGGCACTGGTGCTGGATCTCTTCATCTTTTACCGCGCGCTGCAGGCGGGACTTGTGCGCGACGAGGAGGCGGAGAGCGCGCAGTCTGCGCGGGAGCTCAGCATACGCACCGCGCCCCGCGATGCGGCGGAAACTGCGGTCGATGTAAGAGATACGGAATATAACGAGGCAGCGACAGGTACGGAGCCGACTGCGGAAGCGGAGAAGCCGGAGAGCGGCGCAGCGCACACGCCGGAAGCGGAAGGGAACAGCGAGTCGCACACAGCGGAATCCGGAGAGCCTGAGCCGCAGGATGCGGCTTTGCCGGGCGGCGGGACAGAGGAAGAAGACAAAACGACCCGCGAGGACATCACGCCGAGCGACGGCTGGAGTTTTTGA
- a CDS encoding cysteine desulfurase family protein, whose protein sequence is MIYLDHAATVSLCPEALEAMLPFLTEQYGNPSALYESGRRARQALAGARNSLAETLGCLPEELYFTSGGTEANNWALLAMAEAARERGDKPFLIATEIEHHAVLETLRYGKQAGLLDYALLPVSREGRTDLTAAEALLEKRPALVSCMGANNETGTLQPLRELLATCRERNIPLHSDLVQVYGQLPLGELLGEELPDLFSVSAHKFGGPKGVGFLYIRRGLKVGALLHGGAQERGRRAGTENVAGIVGMAAAAQAAHAALTKRGEKKRRLSELFFALLREGIPGLRQNGSAVKRLPGHLNLCFPGISAELLLILLDQAGIAASAGAACASGALEPSHVLLAMGCSEREARSSLRFSFGWENTEEEVREAAAIVIDRANKLKEDAAP, encoded by the coding sequence GTGATTTATCTGGACCACGCGGCGACTGTGTCGCTCTGCCCCGAGGCGCTTGAGGCCATGCTCCCCTTTTTGACGGAGCAGTACGGAAACCCTTCGGCACTCTACGAGAGCGGCAGAAGAGCGCGGCAGGCGCTCGCCGGAGCGCGGAATAGTCTCGCGGAAACCCTTGGTTGCCTGCCCGAGGAACTCTATTTCACTTCCGGGGGAACCGAGGCGAATAACTGGGCGCTGCTCGCCATGGCGGAAGCGGCGCGGGAGCGCGGGGACAAGCCTTTCCTCATTGCCACGGAGATTGAGCACCACGCGGTACTGGAGACCCTGCGCTACGGAAAGCAGGCGGGGCTCCTTGATTATGCGCTGCTTCCGGTTTCGCGGGAGGGGCGAACGGATCTCACGGCGGCGGAGGCGCTGCTCGAAAAAAGACCGGCGCTCGTCTCCTGCATGGGAGCCAACAATGAGACCGGGACCCTGCAGCCGCTCCGGGAACTGCTGGCAACATGTCGCGAGCGGAATATTCCGTTGCACAGCGATCTCGTGCAGGTCTACGGCCAGCTGCCGCTCGGAGAACTTCTCGGGGAGGAACTCCCGGATCTCTTTTCGGTGAGCGCGCATAAGTTCGGCGGGCCGAAGGGCGTAGGCTTTCTCTACATCCGCCGCGGGCTCAAGGTCGGCGCCCTGCTGCACGGCGGCGCGCAGGAGAGAGGGCGACGCGCCGGAACCGAGAATGTCGCCGGCATCGTCGGCATGGCGGCGGCCGCGCAGGCGGCCCATGCGGCGCTTACAAAGCGCGGCGAAAAAAAGCGCCGACTTTCGGAACTCTTTTTCGCGCTGCTTCGGGAAGGAATTCCCGGTCTTCGGCAAAACGGGAGCGCGGTGAAGCGCCTCCCCGGGCACTTGAATCTCTGCTTTCCGGGTATCTCGGCGGAGCTCTTGCTCATCCTGCTCGATCAGGCGGGCATTGCGGCGAGCGCGGGAGCTGCCTGCGCCTCCGGGGCGCTGGAGCCCTCCCATGTGCTCCTTGCGATGGGCTGCAGCGAGCGGGAGGCAAGGTCTTCGCTCCGCTTCAGCTTCGGCTGGGAGAATACGGAGGAAGAAGTGAGAGAAGCGGCGGCCATCGTCATCGACCGCGCAAATAAACTGAAGGAGGATGCGGCACCATGA
- the metA gene encoding homoserine O-acetyltransferase MetA, whose protein sequence is MPIRIQNDLPAKAILEQENIFVMDEKRAMAQDIRPLQILILNLMPLKEDTELQLLRALSNTPLQVDCTFLMTSSHEATHTSKSHISNFYVFFDEVKHRHFDGLIITGAPVENLPYEEVSYWEELCGIMEWSKTHVTSTFHICWGAQAGLYYHYGIQKYPRKEKLSGVYEHRVLHHSVPLVRSMDDYMNCPHSRWTEVRREDILKHPELCILAESEEAGVLLITDKEGRQIFVQGHPEYDRMTLDSEYRRDMGRGKNPKLPLHYYENDDPSGRPTLSWRNMANTLYTNWLNYYVYQVTPYLLEEGEKS, encoded by the coding sequence ATGCCCATACGCATTCAAAACGATTTGCCGGCGAAAGCCATTTTGGAACAGGAAAACATCTTTGTGATGGATGAGAAACGCGCAATGGCGCAGGACATACGACCGCTGCAGATTCTGATTTTAAATCTGATGCCGCTGAAAGAAGACACGGAGCTCCAGCTGCTCCGCGCGCTCTCCAACACGCCGCTCCAGGTGGACTGCACCTTTTTGATGACCAGTTCCCACGAGGCGACGCACACAAGTAAGAGTCATATCTCGAATTTCTATGTTTTCTTTGATGAGGTGAAACATCGCCACTTTGACGGCCTCATCATCACGGGGGCACCGGTCGAAAACCTGCCCTATGAGGAAGTGAGTTATTGGGAGGAACTCTGCGGTATCATGGAATGGTCGAAGACCCATGTCACCTCGACCTTCCACATCTGCTGGGGCGCGCAGGCGGGTCTCTACTACCACTACGGCATTCAGAAGTACCCGCGGAAGGAGAAACTCTCGGGTGTCTACGAGCACCGGGTGCTGCATCACTCGGTGCCGCTTGTTCGGAGCATGGACGACTATATGAACTGCCCGCACTCCCGCTGGACCGAGGTGCGGCGCGAGGATATTTTAAAGCACCCGGAACTCTGCATCCTCGCGGAGTCCGAGGAGGCGGGCGTCCTGCTCATCACGGACAAGGAGGGGCGGCAGATTTTCGTGCAGGGTCACCCGGAGTACGACCGCATGACCTTGGACAGCGAATATCGGCGCGACATGGGGCGGGGCAAGAACCCGAAGCTTCCGCTGCATTATTACGAGAACGATGATCCGAGCGGGCGCCCGACGCTCTCCTGGCGAAATATGGCGAACACACTGTACACGAACTGGTTGAACTATTATGTCTACCAGGTGACACCCTATCTGCTCGAAGAGGGAGAGAAGTCGTGA